DNA from Frateuria edaphi:
GGTGGCCGAGATGCTGCGCGGCGGCACCACCTGCGCCAACGAGAACTACTTCTTCCCCGACGTGATCGGCGCGACCTACCGGCGGCTCGGCTTCCGCGCCGTGGTTGGCCTGCCGGTGATCGAGTTCCCGACCGCCTGGGCCAAGAGCCAGGACGAATACTTCGAGCGCGCGGGTGAAGTGCACGACAGCTTCCGCGGCGACGGCCTGGTCGGCACGGCGTTCGCGCCGCATGCGCCCTACACCGTGTCCGACGAGAGCTTCGCGCGCATCCGCGTGCTTGCCGACCAGCTCGACATCCCGGTCCACCTGCACCTGCACGAGACGGCCCACGAGGTCGAGGAAGAGAAGAAGAAGTCCGGCCTGCGCCCGTTCCAGCGCCTGCAGAAGCTCGGCCTGGTCAACGACCGCCTGATCGCGGTGCACATGACCCAGCTGACGGACGGCGAAATCACCGCCTGCGCCGAGGCCGGCGTATCGGTGGTGCATTGCCCCGAGTCCAACCTCAAGCTTGCCTCCGGCTTCTGTCCCGCGGAAAAGCTGCGCCGGGCCGGCGTCAACGTGGCGATCGGCACCGACGGTTGCGCCTCGAACAACGACCTGGACATGATCGGCGAACTGCGCACCGCGGCGATCCTGGCCAAGGCGGTCGCTTCGGATGCCGCTGCGTTCGACGCCGCCTTCGCGCTGCGCGCGGCCACGCTCAATGGCGCCAGGGCGATGGGCCTGGACAGCCGCATCGGCTCGATCGAGCCGGGCAAGCAGGCCGACCTTGCGGCGGTGCGGCTGAGCGACATCGAAACACAGCCGCTGTTCCACGTCGCCTCGCAACTGGCCTACGCGGCCAGCCGGCACCAGGTGACCGACGTGTGGATCGCCGGTCGCCGCAAGCTGGCCGCGCGTGAACTGGTCGACCTCGATCCGGCGGCGATCCTGGCCAAGGCGCACGCCTGGCGCGAGCGCATCGCCGCGTTCTCGTAAGGACGTCCATGAATCTTTATCTCGTCATGGTCATGCGCCGTTCGCAGTTCGACCCCGCGGTAGTGCCCGCGCACCAGCGTTTCCTCGACGAACTGCGCGCGGAGGGACGCGTGGAACGCTCGGGCCCGTTCGGCGACAAGTCCGGCGGCGCTTACCTGCTGCGCGCGGCAGGCCAGGAGGAGGCACGTGCGATCGCCCATCGGGACCCGACCCACGTCAGCGGCGGTTGGGACGTCACGGTGTACGAATGGCAGGCCCGCTAGCCATCCGCTCCTTCAAGAAGCCTGCGTTTTGAAAGGACTGCTTCCATGACCGAAACCACCGCCAACGTCAGCCCCGACGAAATCGCCCGCTTCGACAAGCTGGCCGCCCGCTGGTGGGACCCCGACGGCGAATCGCGCCCGCTGCATGACCTCAACCCCGTGCGTGCCGCCTACGTTGCCGCCCGCGCGGACCTGCGCAGCGCGAAGGTGGCCGACGTCGGCTGCGGCGGTGGCCTGCTCAGCGAGGCGCTGGCGCGCGAGGGCGCGAAGGTGACCGGCATCGACCTCGGCGAGAAGGTGATCGAGGTGGCGAAGCTGCACTTGTTCGAGTCGGATCTGCAAGTCGACTATCGGGTTCAGTCTTCCGCGGCCCTGGCCGCCAGCGAACCGTCCAGTTTCGATGCGGTCTGCTGCATGGAGCTGATCGAGCACGTGCCCGATCCCGAAGCGCTGGTGAACGATCTGGCCGCGCTGCTGAAGCCGGGCGCACGCCTGTTCATGTCCACGCTCAATCGCACGCCGGCCGCCTTCGGCGCGGCGATCCTCGGGGCCGAGTACGTGATGCGCCTGCTGCCTCGCGGCACCCATCACTATGCGCAGTTCCTCAAACCCTCCGAGCTCGGCCGCCTGATCCGTCATGCCGGGCTTGAGCTGGAAGACGTTTCCGGCCTGGCCTACAACCCGATCACGCGCAAGGCTTCGTTGAGCCGCATTACCGCGGTCAACTACCTGCTGTGCGCGCGCAAGCCGGCATGAAGTCGTTTCCGCCAACGCTCGAAGGCGTGCTGTTCGATCTCGACGGCACGCTGCTGGACAGCGCACCGGACCTGTACGCCGCGCTGGAGCGACAGTGCAAGGAAGAAGGCGTTCCTGTGCCGCCCTACGCGCCGGTGCGCGAGGTGGTTTCGCGGGGCGCGAAGGCGGTGTTGCGTTGCGCCTTCGGCCATCTGGGCGAGCCCGCGGTGGAGGCGCGCGTGGAGCGCTACCTGGCGCTGTACGAACAAGTCATGGGCACGGCGACGCACCCGTTCGAGGGCATCGAACCGATGCTCGCCCAACTGGAGGCGGCCGGCGTGCGTTGGGGCATCGTCACCAACAAGGCCGGCTTCCTCACCGAAGAGTTGCTCAAGCGGATCGGCTGGGACGGCCGCGCCGCGGCGGTGGTCAGCGGTGACACCTTGCCGGTAAAAAAGCCCGACCCGGCGCCCGTGCGCCTGGCCTGCGAGCGCGCCGGCATCGATCCGGCCCGCAGCCTGTTCGTGGGCGACGACCGCCGCGACGTCATGGCCGGCGCCGCCGCCGGCCTGTACACCGTGGCCGTGGCCTGGGGCTACCTCGACGGTGGCGATCCGCGCGAATGGCATGCCGACGCCGTGCTCGACACGCCCGCCCAGTTCGCCCTCTGGTTGCGCCGCGGGCAGGCGGTGGCGTGATGGAGGTCGGCCACGATGCCCTGCAAAGCTACGTCAACAAATGGCTCGCGGCCCAGCCGGCCCAGCGTGTGGCGCTCGCGTTCGTCGATCCCGCGCGCCACGCCGGCCACATCGCGCTTGCCGCGCTGGAGCAGGAACTGCTTACCGCCGCCTACGGCATCCGCGAGCCGCACGTGGCCGCCACCAAACTGAACTGGTGGGCGGAGGAGCTGGCTGGCGCCGCGCAAAGCGGCGGCCGTCATCCGCTGACCCAGGTGCTGTTCGACGATGAACGCACCGACCGCATCGACAGCGAGCGCTGGCTGGCGCCGGTGGTCGCGGCCATGGCCCAGTTGGAAGAGGGCACCGCGGCCGACTTCGGCGCCCAACTGGCGGCCGCTTCGCAGCTGCACGGTGCGTTGGCCGCGCTCGAGACCGCCTGGTGGTTCGGCGAATCGGCCTCGCCCGAGCGCGCCGCGCGGGTGGCCGCGATCGCTCACCTGCTGCACGCGCTGCGCCGGCTGGATGACGATGCCGAACGCGACCGCCTGCCGCTGCCGATGACGTCGCTGGCCCGCCATGGCCTGCGACGCGACGAGCTGCGACGTGCCGGCGCCGCGCGCAACACGGCCGTGCGCGGCCAGCTGGAGGAGCTCACGGCCGCCTGGCGCGAGGCGTCGCGGTTGGCGGGGCCGCTCAGCGTATTCCGCGCCGTCGAATCGCATGCGGGCGAGCGCCTGGCGCGGCGCGCGGCCGGCGCCGCCGAGCCGCTGCAGGTCCTGCAGCACGCGCGTCCGTCCGGTGGCCTGGCGACGACCTTGGCGGCCTGGCAGGCCGCGCGGCGCTGGCGTCGCGGGAATGCCGCCTGACCAAACCGCGGGCAAGTGGCCAGGCACTCAACACAGTGTTTCCGCAGCATGCCTGTTGCCCCCGCGCGCGCTGCCCCAAAATAGAAAGCCCGCACGGCCCCCGCCTGCCGCAAGGACATCCCATGCACAGCCACGAAAACACCGCCCGCCTGTTGCCCGACGTCGCTGGCCAGGCGCAGCCGCACCTGGCCGGGGCGCTGGACTGGGTGGGCATGGACGGCATCGAGGTACCGGTGCGCTTCGATGCCGGCGACGGCAATGTGGAGCGGGCCAGTGCGCAGGTGGGCGCGTTCGTCAACCTGACCCGGCCGGACAAGCGTGGCATCCACATGTCGCGGCTCTATCTGCTGGTCGACAGGCACCTCAGCGCCAAGCCCCTGGATGCGGCGATGATCGAGGCGCTGCTGCAGGCGTTCCTCGAATCCCACAGGGATCTTTCCGACCGCGCCCGCATCAGTATCCGCTTCGACCATCTGGTGCGTCGGGAGGCCTTGCGCAGCGGCAACAGCGGCTGGCGTGCCTACCCGGTGTCGATCGAGGCGAGTCTGGGCGCCGACGGTTTCCAGCTCGAACTCGGCACCGAGGTGGTCTATTCCTCCACCTGTCCGGCATCGGCTGCGCTGTCGCGGCAGCTCATCCAGGAACAGTTCTCGCGGGATTTCGATGCCTCCAGGCCGGTCGACCATGCGGCCGTCATGGCCTGGCTGGGCAGCGAGCAGGGCATCGTCGCCACGCCGCATGCGCAACGCAGCGTCGCGCGGTTGCTGGTGCGCCTGGCCGACGGCGTCGGCTTCGACCTGATCTCCACACTCGATCGCGTCGAACGGGCGCTGGGCACGCCGGTGCAGACGGCAGTCAAGCGCGAGGATGAACAGGCCTTCGCGCTGGCCAACGGCGGCAACCTGATGTTCTGCGAGGACGCCGCGCGGCGGATCCAGAAAGCGCTGGACGCCGACCCGCGCATCGCCGATTTCCACGTGCGGCTGGAACACCAGGAAAGCCTGCACCCGCACGACGCGGTGGCCTACGCCAGCAAGGGCGTGCCGGGCGGCTACGGCTCCGCCGCGTAATCGGATCCTTTTCCCGCATTCGGGGAAATTGACAGCGGCCCCTTTTGCGGTCCGGATGCCCGAATGGCAATCCGCCACATCCGGACGACGCTGCCCTGCCGCCCTGGCCATCCGTTACATCAGCGCTCCCCGTGGGAACGGCAGCGCGTCAAATGGAAATGCGCGGGAACCGGGTCTTCGCCACCGTCGCACAGCGGCTGGCAGCGAAGGATGCGCCACAGCGCCAGCACGCTGCCGCGCAGAGGACCGAAGCGCACGATGGCAATCCGTGCATAATCGGAACAACTGGGATGGAAGCGGCAACGCTGACCCAGCAGGGGGCTCAACAAGCGTTTGTAAGCGCCAAGCAGGAGGAGCAGGAATCGGGTCACTTCGTTCACGCAGCCAGAACGGCTCGCGGCATGTAGTGCCTTGAAGTATTCCAGATGCCTGTTGATGGTGTAAGACGCATGGGCTATAACACCCGGCCGCCACGGCCAAAACGGTGAAGGGAAATGGCGAAAACGACGCGTAGTTCGACCGCCGCCAAGGCGCAGAAAGGGAAGACTGCGGGAAAGGCGAAAGAAGCCAGGACGACCAAGCCCAAGGTCGCCGCAGCCCGGGCCGGCAAGAGCGCTGCCACCGCCAAGAAGGCCGCGCCCGCCCGCAAGCCGGCCGCCAAACCGGCGTCGGCGAAGAAGCCCGTTGCGCGCAAGCCGGTCGCCGGCAAGGCCGCCGCGAAGCCGTCGACCAAGCCGGCCAGCAAGGCCGTGGCAAAGAAGGCTCCGGCCAAAAAGGCGCCTGCCGCCAAGACACCTGCCAAGAGCGCCGCGCGCAAGCCGGCTCCGGCGGTGAAGAAGGCCACGCCTGCCGCCAAGGCCAAGCCGGCACCGAAGGTCGCGGCCAGGAAGCCGGTCAAGCCCCAGCCGAAGGCCGCGCCGAAGAAGATGGCGAAGCCGGCAGCCAAGGTGGCCCCGAAGAAAGCGGCACCTGCCAAGCCGGTGGCAACGCCTGCGAAGAAGGCAGTCGCGAAACCGGCTGCGCCGCAGCCGTACAAGATCGTGAGCAAGCCCGCCGCAAAACCGGGCAAGCCATCATCGGCGCGACCGGCGACACCGGCGGTCGCGACCAGGCAAACATCTCCATCACCCGCCGTTGCGCCCATGAAGGGCAAAGTGGCGAGTGCCGTCGCCATGGTGACCCCACGCGTGGCCACGGCCACCGCCCGCCATACCCCACCCAAGAAACAGAAGACCCCGCAGTCCTCAATGAATAATTCCGCTACAACTCTCGACAATGGCGTGACCCGCGAGGATGGCCGTTACGCCCTGCCTTCCACCATCAACATCGACCTGCCCAAGGGTTACCGTCCCTCGAACGACGAGGAGTACATGAGCCCCAAGCACCTCGCCTACTTCCGCAACAAGTTGCGGGACTGGCGCGACCAGCTGGTCGAGGAATCGCGCCAGACGATGGAAAACCTGCGCGACGAAGTGCGCGACGTCGGTGACGAGGCCGAGCGTGCCACCCGCGAAACGGAAAACTCGCTCGAGCTGCGCACCCGCGACCGCTATCGCAAGCTGATCTCCAAGATCGACAAGGCCCTGCGCCGGATCGAGGAAGGTCGTTACGGCTATTGCGAGGAGACCGACGAGGAAATCGGCCTGGAGCGCCTGGACGCCCGCCCGATCGCCACGCTGTCGCTCGACGCGCAGGAGCGTCGCGAGCATCTGCAGAAGCAGATGGGCGACTGACGTCATCGATCCGATCGAGACGAAGCCCCGCGCAATGCGGGGCTTCGAGTTTCAGACAGGTAGCATTCCCTTGTAGGAGCGCATCTGCGCGACAGCCACGGATCCTGTCGCGCAGGTGCGCCTTCCAGGAAGTTCAGGCCTGCGCTTGCGCCGCGTAACCCTTGAGCTTGGCCAGCATCGCCGTCAGGCCATTGGAACGCGTCGGAGAGAGATGCTTGGCCAGGCCGATCGACTGAACGAACTCGGGCTCGGTCGCGAGGATCTCGGCGGCCGGCCGATCCGAGTACACGCGCAGCACCAGTGCGATCAGACCGGACACGATGGCCGAATCGCTGGTTGCGGTGAAATGCATTTTCTCCGAGTCGCCATCGGGGACCAGCCACACCATCGACTGGCAGCCGTGCACCCGGTGCTCCTCGGTCTTGCGCTCCTCCGGGAAGGGCGGCAGCTGTTTGCCCAGGTCGATCAGATACTGGTAGCGCTCGGACCAGTCGCTGAAGAAGGCGAATTCCTCGGCAATGTCGAGCTGCGCCTGCGCGGCGCTGGGGGTAGTGGTGTTCATGCGGACATTATCGCGCAGCGCGACGCGACGGGCAGGGTCGCCTGCAGGAGTCCGCTTGAGCGCGATGCCTTGTTCCGGATGGACGCAAAAATGCATCGCCGCGCAAGCGGACTCGTGAGGAGAGCCGCTAGCTTTTTGAAATGCTCCAGCGCGTGCCCTGCGCGCCGTCCTCGATCACCACGCCCATGGCGGTCAGTTCGTCGCGGATGGCGTCGGCTCGGGCAAAGTCGCGCGCCGCGCGGGCAGTGCGGCGATCTTCGAGCAGGGCTTCGATACGGGACGCATCGACCGCCTCGTCCCCGCGCCTGAACCAGGCCTCCGGGTCCTCCTGCAGCAGGCCGAGCAGGGCGCCGCCACCCAGCAGCGCGGCCTTGGCCGCGGCACTCGCGGACTGGCGTGCGGCATCGGCAAGCAACGCCAACTCGGCGAGTGCCTGCGGGGTGTTGAGGTCGTCGCAAAGGGCTGCCTCCACCCGCGCGGGGACGGGCAACTCGCCCTCCACCGGCACGTGCGCCAGGTCGCGCAGCACGCGGTACCAGCCATCCAGCGTGCTTACCGCCTGCGCCAGCGCGGCATCGGACCAGTCCAGCGGCTGCCGGTAGTGACCGCGCAGCAGCAGCAGGCGCAATGCCTCTGGCGGATGACGCTTGAGCAGCTCGTGCACCAGCAGCACGTTGCCCAACGACTTGGACATCTTGCGCCCGTCGAAAGTAAGCATGCCGTTGTGCAGCCACCAGCGCGAGAACACTTCGCCACCGTGCGCGCAGGTGGACTGGGCGATCTCGTTCTCGTGGTGCGGGAACGTGAGATCCACGCCGCCGGCATGGATGTCGATCGTCGTGCCCAGGTGCGCCGCGCTCATGGCCGAGCACTCGATGTGCCAGCCCGGGCGGCCGCGGCCCCAGGGGCTGTCCCAGCCGGGAAGCTCGGGAGTGGAGGGCTTCCACAGCACGAAATCCGCGGGATTCTTCTTGTATGGCGCCACTTCCACGCGTGCGCCGGCAATCAACTCGTCGGTGTCGCGGCCGGAGAGCTGCCCGTAGGCCGCATAGGTGCCGACGTCGAACAGCACGTGGCCGTCGGCTGCGTAGGCATGGCCGCCGGCGATCAAGGCTTCGATCATCGCGATGATCTCGCCGATGTGCGCTGTCGCATGGGGTTCGAGGTCCGGCGGAGCGATGCCCAGCGCCGCCATGTCCTCGCGGTAGGCGGCCGTGAAGCGGTCGGTGATCGTGCCGATGGGCGTGCCCTGGGCCAGCGCCGCGGCGTTGATCTTGTCGTCCACGTCGGTGATGTTGCGGGCGTAGACCACGCGCGGGTAGTGCCGCCGCAGCAGCCGCACCAGCACGTCGAACACCACCGGCCCGCGCGCGTTGCCGATGTGCACGTAGTTGTAAACCGTCGGCCCGCACAGATACATCGTCACGCGCTGCGGATCGAGCGGCACGAAGGGATCGGTGCGGCGGGTGAGGCTGTTGTAGAGCGTGATCGGCATCGGAGGTGTCGGGGGCGCGGCCAAGCCGCGCATCTTAGCAGGCAGCTTTCAGCTTCCTCGCGCTCCGGGGGCCGAGGGGCGAAGGGCGGGCTCGCCGGGAACCCGGGGGCTCAGGAAACCGACAGATCCTGAACGGACCCGGTGCGGCCGGTCATCCGCCGAGTGCTCTAAGCGTTGATTCAGCGTGAATTTGTTGCAATGACAATCGCGCAGAAGCGCATTACGGACCATGCTGGAGGTCCCATGACCAAGATGTTTCTCCCCGTTCTCGCGCTCGTTCTCGCCACTGGCGCCGTTCAAGCGCAGGACGGGCGGTATGCCGAAGGCGACGACGCGAACACCCACTACGGCTGGGCCGACGTATTGCGCGTCGATCCGGTGTACGGCGTCGCCCGTAGCGAAGTGCCGCGGCAGGAGTGCTATGACGAGCCCGTGGTGCGTCGCGAAGGCGGCGGCAACACCACCGCGGGCACCGTGCTTGGCGCGGTGATCGGCGGCGTGCTCGGCAACACCGTCGGCAAGGGCGACGGCCGCAAGGCGGCCACGGTCGCCGGCGCGGTGGCCGGTGGCGCCGTTGGCCACGGCGTGGCCGGCCGCGGCGAGCGCGAGTACGACGACACGGTGACCCGCTGTCGCCAGGTCAGCTCGGTCAGCGAGCAGCGCCGCCTGATGGGTTACGACGTCGAATACCGCTACCACGGCGACGTCTACGTCTCGCGACTGAACTACGATCCGGGCGAGCGGCTGCGGGTGCGCGTGAGCGTCGCCCCGGCCGAATAACAGGCCCTGCGCCACGAAGCCGCCGCCTCCGGGCGGCGGTTTTCGTTTTGGCCGTCCGTTTGTATGGACGTCCAAAAAAAGTTGTTGCGCCGCCACACGAATGCCGGCATGATGCCGGCTCCCCTGTCCGGAACCGCCATGTCCGCAGCCGTCTACACCGCTACCGTGCTTACCAGCGCCCGTATGGCCGCTGGCATGACCTCGCGTGCGCGCCGACCGCTGGTCCGACATCCGGCCGGGTAGGCTGTCGCTGCACGCGCAACTGGCGCAACGACGAACAAACCCGGCCACCGCGCCGGGTTTTTTGTTTTCAAGAAGCCCGCCGCGGTCGCCCCCGACCCGAGTTGCTTGTGCGCAGGTCGATCTGCGCAGAAGCAAACAGCGGCCATCCATGGCCGCTCTCTTCACAAGAGGCACCCGCCGATGGCCCTTCGACATTTCCTCACGACCCAGGACTACAGCCGCGCCGAGATCGACGCCCTGCTGGAGCAGGCTGCCGCTTTCAAGCGATCGCCGCGTGGCCAGCAGCTGGCCGGCAAGTCCATCGCGCTCCTGTTCTTCAATCCCTCGATGCGCACGCGCACCAGCTTCGAGCTGGGCGCGTTCCATCTCGGCGGCCACGCGATCGTGCTTGCGCCGGGCAAGGACGCCTGGCCGATCGAGTTCGAGGTGGGCACCGTGATGGACGGCGAGGCGGAGGAACACATCGCCGAAGTCGCGCGCGTGCTCAGCCGTTACGTCGACCTGATCGCCGTGCGCGCCTTCCCGAAGTTCCAGGACTGGTCGGTGGACCGCGAGGACCGCGTCATCAAGGCGTTCGCCCGCTACGCCACCGTGCCGGTGATCAACATGGAAACGATCACCCATCCCTGCCAGGAACTGGCGCATGCGCTGGCGCTGAAAGAACACCTGGGTGACCTGCAGAACAGGAAGTACGTGCTGACCTGGACCTATCACCCCAAGCCGCTCAACACCGCCGTGGCGAACTCGGCGCTGCTGATCGCGACCAAGCTCGGCATGGACGTGACCCTGCTGTGCCCCACGCCCGAGTACGTGCTCGACGAGCGCTACATGGAGGCCGGTCGCCAGAACGCCGCGCAGAACGGTGGCTCGCTGAAGGTCAGCCACGACATCGAAGAAGCCTATCGCGGCGCCCACGTCGTCTACGCCAAGAGCTGGGGCGCGCTGCCGTACTTCGGCCGCTGGGAGCAGGAAAAGCCGATCCGCGAGGCACACCGCCACTTCATGGTGGACGAGGCCAAGATGGCATTGACCGACAACGGCCTGTTCAGCCATTGCCTGCCGCTTCGCCGCAACGTCAAGGCGACCGACGGGGTGATGGATGCGCCCTACTGCATCGCCATCGACGAAGCCGAAAACCGCCTGCACGTGCAGAAGGCCGTAATGGCCTCGCTGCTTGCTTCTTGACCGCCCGATCCGAACGAGACAACCCATGAGCCAGCAAGACATCGTCCTCGCCTTTTCCGGCGGCCTCGACACCAGCTTCTGCGTGCCCTACCTCAAGGAACAGGGCTTCAACGTGCATACCGTGTTCGCCGACACCGGCGGCGTGGATGACGAGGAGCGCGCCTTCATCGAACACCGCGCCGCGGAACTCGGCGTGGCCAGCCATCTCACCGTCGACGGCGGCCCCGCGATCTGGAACGGCTTCGTCAAACCGTTCGTGTGGGCAGGCGAGGGCTACCAGGGCCAGTACCCTCTGCTGGTCTCCGACCGCTACCTGATCGTGGAAGCTGCCCTCGCGCGGTGCGCCGAGCTGGGCACCAACGCGATCGCGCACGGCTGCACCGGCATGGGCAACGACCAGGTGCGCTTCGACCTTGCGGTGAAGGCGCTGGGCGACTACCGCATCGTGGCGCCGATCCGCGAGATCCAGAAGCAGCACACCCAGACCCGCGCCTATGAACAGAAGTACCTGGAAGAGCGCGGCTTCGGCGTGCGCGCCAAGCAGCAGGCCTACACCATCAACGAGAACCTGCTGGGCGTGACCATGTCAGGCGGCGAGATCGACAAGTGGCAGACGCCGGGCGAGGGCGCGCGTGGGTGGTGCAAGCCGCGCGCCGAATGGCCGTCCGGACCGCTTGCAGTAAAGGTGGGTTTCGAGCGCGGCGAAGCAGTGAGCCTGGACGGCGAACGCCTGCCGGGGCACCGGCTTCTGGCAAAGCTCAACGCGTTGTTCGCGCGTTACGGCGTCGGCCGTGGCATGTATACCGGCGACACGACCATCGGCCTAAAGGGCCGCATCGTGTTCGAGGCGCCCGGCCTGTTCGCGCTGCTGGCAGCCCATCGCGCGCTGGAGGAGGCCGTGCTCTCCAAACAGCAGAACCGGTTCAAGCCCGAAGTGGCGCGCAAGTGGGTGGAAGTCGTGTACGAGGGCTTTTTCCACGATCCGTTGAAGACCGACCTGGAAGCCTTCCTGGCTTCCAGCCAGGCCACCGTCAATGGCGTCGTGACGCTGCAGACCCATGGCGGCACGGTCGAGGCGGTAGCGGTGGAATCGCCGCACATCCTCAACGCCAAGGGCGCCACCTACGCGCAGTCGGCCGACTGGGGCGTGGAGGAGGCGGAAGGCTTCATCAAGCTGTTCGGCATGAGTTCGACGCTGTGGGCGGAAGTGAACCGGAGCGCCAAGGTATGAGCACCACGCTCATTTCTATCCGCCCTCCCGCAGGGATAGGAACTTTGCCTCCGTGGGGCGTGTGATGGGCACCTTGCTGGATGCCACGCTGGAGCACCTGCGCGCGCTGGTCGCCTTCGACACGCGCAATCCGCCGCGGGCCATCGGCACGGGCGGGATGTTCGATTACCTGCGCGCACAGCTGCCCGGTTTCGACGTGACGGTGACCGATCATGGTGCCGGCGCCGTGACCTTGCATGCCGTGCGCGGCCAGCCGCGGCTCTTGTTCAACGTGCATCTGGACACGGTGCCCGACTCGCCCGCTTGGAGCGCCGACCCGCACGTGCTGCGTGTCGAGGACGACCGTGCCATCGGCCTGGGCGCCTGCGACATCAAGGGCGCCGCGGCCGCGCTGCTGGCGGTGGCGCAGGCCACGGACGGCCCGCTGGCGTTGCTGTTCTCCACCGACGAGGAAGCCAATGACGCGCGCTGCATCGCCGGCTTCCTGCACGCCTTTGCCCCGGTCGCGGAGGGAACTCCCTACGAAGCCGTGATCGTGGCCGAGCCCACCCAGGGCGAGGCGGTGCTGGCACACCGGGGTATCCAGTCCGTGCTGATGCGCTTCGCCGGCCACGCGGGGCACGCCTCGGGCGAGCAGAAACCTGCCGACAGCGCCTTGCACCAGGCCATGCGCTGGGGCGCGGCGGCGCTGGACTTCGTGGCCGCGCAATCGCATGAGCGCTTCGGCGGCCTGACCGGCCTGCGCTTCAACATCGGTCGCGTGGAAGGCGGCATCAAGGCGAACGTGATCGCCCCGGCCGCCGAGGTGCGTTTCGGCTTCCGGTCGTTGCCGACCATGGATCCGGACGCGCTGCTCGATCGTTTCCGCCACCTCGGGCAAGTGCCGCCGGTGCACTTCGAGGAAACCTTCCGCGGCAGCTCGCTGCCGGCCGGCGATACCGCCAGCGCCGAGGCAAGGCGACTGGTGGCGCGCGACCTGGCGGACGAGCTGGAGATCCCGGTCGGCAACGCGGTGGATTTCTGGACCGAAGCGGCGCTGTTCTCCGCAGCCGGCTATACCGCCTTCGTCTACGGCCCGGGCGACATCGCCCAGGCGCACAGCGCGGACGAATGGGTCGCGCTCGACCAACTGCGGCAATACGCAGACAACCTCTACCGGATCGTGAGCCGTGGAAACGCATAAGCACACGCGCAAGACCATCGTACGCCTGCTCGAGAGCATGGGCAGCGCGAAGGAAATCCAGCAGTACCTGAAGCGCTTCTCGCAGATGGATGCCAAGCGTTTCGCCGTGGTCAAGGTCGGCGGCGCCGTGTTGCGCGACGACCTGCCGGCGCTGGCCTCGTCGCTGACCTTCCTGCAGCAGGTGGGCCTCACGCCTATCGTGCTGCACGGCGCCGGCCCGCAGCTGGACCAGGAACTGGCCGCCGCCGGCATCACCAAGCAGACCGTGGGCGGCCTGCGCGTGACCACGCCGCAGGCGATGGGCGTGGTGCGACGCGTGTTCCAGCAGCAGAACCTGCGGCTGGTCGACGCGCTGCATGCGATGGACACGCGCGCCGTGTCGGTGGCCTCGGGTGTCTTCATGTCCGACTACCTGGACCGCGAGGCGCTGGGCATGGTCGGCAGGACCACCGGCGTCGAACTCGCGCCGATCGAGGGGGCGTTGCGCGCCAACGCGATCCCGGTGATCGCCAGCCTGGGCGAGACGGCCGAGGGCCAGCTTCTCAACATCAATGCGGACATCGCCGCCAACGAGCTGGTGCGCGTGCTGCAGCCCTACAAGATCGTGTTCCTCACCGGCACCGGCGGGCTGCTCGACGCGCAGGGGCAGGTGATCGACTCGATCAACCTCTCCACCGAGTACGACCACCTGATGGCACAGCCGTGGATCGACGGCGGCATGCGGCTCAAGCTCGAACAGATCGCCGACCTGCTGGCCGACCTGCCGCTCACC
Protein-coding regions in this window:
- the gph gene encoding phosphoglycolate phosphatase (PGP is an essential enzyme in the glycolate salvage pathway in higher organisms (photorespiration in plants). Phosphoglycolate results from the oxidase activity of RubisCO in the Calvin cycle when concentrations of carbon dioxide are low relative to oxygen. This enzyme is a member of the Haloacid Dehalogenase (HAD) superfamily of aspartate-nucleophile hydrolase enzymes (PF00702).), with the translated sequence MKSFPPTLEGVLFDLDGTLLDSAPDLYAALERQCKEEGVPVPPYAPVREVVSRGAKAVLRCAFGHLGEPAVEARVERYLALYEQVMGTATHPFEGIEPMLAQLEAAGVRWGIVTNKAGFLTEELLKRIGWDGRAAAVVSGDTLPVKKPDPAPVRLACERAGIDPARSLFVGDDRRDVMAGAAAGLYTVAVAWGYLDGGDPREWHADAVLDTPAQFALWLRRGQAVA
- the ubiG gene encoding bifunctional 2-polyprenyl-6-hydroxyphenol methylase/3-demethylubiquinol 3-O-methyltransferase UbiG gives rise to the protein MTETTANVSPDEIARFDKLAARWWDPDGESRPLHDLNPVRAAYVAARADLRSAKVADVGCGGGLLSEALAREGAKVTGIDLGEKVIEVAKLHLFESDLQVDYRVQSSAALAASEPSSFDAVCCMELIEHVPDPEALVNDLAALLKPGARLFMSTLNRTPAAFGAAILGAEYVMRLLPRGTHHYAQFLKPSELGRLIRHAGLELEDVSGLAYNPITRKASLSRITAVNYLLCARKPA
- the folE2 gene encoding GTP cyclohydrolase FolE2: MHSHENTARLLPDVAGQAQPHLAGALDWVGMDGIEVPVRFDAGDGNVERASAQVGAFVNLTRPDKRGIHMSRLYLLVDRHLSAKPLDAAMIEALLQAFLESHRDLSDRARISIRFDHLVRREALRSGNSGWRAYPVSIEASLGADGFQLELGTEVVYSSTCPASAALSRQLIQEQFSRDFDASRPVDHAAVMAWLGSEQGIVATPHAQRSVARLLVRLADGVGFDLISTLDRVERALGTPVQTAVKREDEQAFALANGGNLMFCEDAARRIQKALDADPRIADFHVRLEHQESLHPHDAVAYASKGVPGGYGSAA
- a CDS encoding squalene/phytoene synthase family protein, with the protein product MEVGHDALQSYVNKWLAAQPAQRVALAFVDPARHAGHIALAALEQELLTAAYGIREPHVAATKLNWWAEELAGAAQSGGRHPLTQVLFDDERTDRIDSERWLAPVVAAMAQLEEGTAADFGAQLAAASQLHGALAALETAWWFGESASPERAARVAAIAHLLHALRRLDDDAERDRLPLPMTSLARHGLRRDELRRAGAARNTAVRGQLEELTAAWREASRLAGPLSVFRAVESHAGERLARRAAGAAEPLQVLQHARPSGGLATTLAAWQAARRWRRGNAA
- a CDS encoding YciI family protein, which gives rise to MNLYLVMVMRRSQFDPAVVPAHQRFLDELRAEGRVERSGPFGDKSGGAYLLRAAGQEEARAIAHRDPTHVSGGWDVTVYEWQAR
- a CDS encoding TRZ/ATZ family hydrolase — encoded protein: MTEATTEIDLLIEARWVVPVEPHAVVLDNHAVAIDGGQIKAILPIAQARGLYAPREWVELSEHALIPGLVNTHTHNPMTLLRGLADDLPLMTWLQQHIWPAEAKVIGPEFVRDGVELAVAEMLRGGTTCANENYFFPDVIGATYRRLGFRAVVGLPVIEFPTAWAKSQDEYFERAGEVHDSFRGDGLVGTAFAPHAPYTVSDESFARIRVLADQLDIPVHLHLHETAHEVEEEKKKSGLRPFQRLQKLGLVNDRLIAVHMTQLTDGEITACAEAGVSVVHCPESNLKLASGFCPAEKLRRAGVNVAIGTDGCASNNDLDMIGELRTAAILAKAVASDAAAFDAAFALRAATLNGARAMGLDSRIGSIEPGKQADLAAVRLSDIETQPLFHVASQLAYAASRHQVTDVWIAGRRKLAARELVDLDPAAILAKAHAWRERIAAFS